In Gossypium raimondii isolate GPD5lz chromosome 12, ASM2569854v1, whole genome shotgun sequence, a single window of DNA contains:
- the LOC105764757 gene encoding flavonol sulfotransferase-like, with amino-acid sequence MESHFDSHVEQDNEDEFQKSFKEMISTLPKGNSWGLPDHLYQYQGFWLTPPFLQGVMLAQQQFEAQPTDIILCSAPRTGTAWLKSLTFATITRTSFDDSTTPLLFKMPHDVVPFMELDHAHFSANRHLGIPLLATHAPYSFLPTSIIDSGCKIIYICRDPKDTFVSMYHLFTRYAKSQNTQPIELDEAFELFCEGVSWYGPYWDHVLGYWNARLEHPDKFMFLKYEEMNEDIVLYLKKLAEFMGCPFSSEEQQKGVPEKIVKMCSFENLSNLEVNKSGKHREGQGNLGIENKIYFRKGKVEDWKNYLTPKMATRLDEITQQKLSSSGLSLN; translated from the coding sequence ATGGAATCCCACTTTGATTCCCATGTTGAGCAAGATAACGAAGATGAGTTTCAGAAATCTTTCAAAGAGATGATTTCTACTCTCCCTAAAGGGAACAGCTGGGGTCTTCCCGATCATCTATATCAGTATCAAGGTTTTTGGCTCACCCCACCTTTCCTACAAGGAGTCATGTTAGCTCAACAACAGTTTGAGGCTCAACCCACTGATATCATACTTTGTAGTGCTCCTAGAACCGGCACAGCCTGGTTAAAATCTCTCACTTTCGCCACTATTACAAGAACTTCATTCGATGATTCTACCACCCCTTTGCTTTTCAAGATGCCTCATGATGTTGTGCCTTTCATGGAGCTTGATCATGCCCATTTTTCCGCTAATCGACATCTTGGAATTCCTCTCTTGGCCACTCATGCTCCTTATTCTTTCTTACCCACATCAATAATTGATTCtggttgtaaaattatttacatttgCAGGGACCCCAAGGatacatttgtttcaatgtaTCACCTCTTTACCAGGTATGCAAAATCCCAAAACACTCAACCCATTGAACTTGACGAAGCGTTTGAGTTATTTTGTGAAGGCGTAAGTTGGTACGGACCTTATTGGGACCATGTTCTGGGATACTGGAACGCAAGGTTGGAACATCCGGACAAGTTTATGTTCTTGAAATATGAAGAAATGAATGAAGATATTGTTTTGTATCTTAAGAAATTGGCAGAGTTTATGGGTTGTCCTTTCTCATCAGAGGAACAGCAAAAAGGGGTGCCTGAAAAGATTGTAAAGATGTGTAGTTTTGAGAATCTAAGCAACTTGGAAGTGAATAAAAGTGGGAAACATCGTGAAGGGCAAGGAAATTTGGGGATTGAAAACAAGATTTATTTTCGGAAAGGGAAGGTTGAAGATTGGAAGAATTATTTGACGCCTAAAATGGCCACACGGTTGGACGAAATAACTCAGCAAAAGTTAAGTAGCTCAGGTTTAAGTCTTAATTAA